Proteins encoded by one window of Bacillus carboniphilus:
- the rocF gene encoding arginase, translating to MMQRKKIGMIGVPMDMGQQRRGVDMGPSAIRYAGVVERLEELGFDIEDIGDLEIGRREKTIVERSNLRNLKAVLEANELLHEKVSEVIKQGMFPLIFGGDHSIAMGTLAGVAEHHKNLGVIWYDAHGDLNTEETSPSGNIHGMPLAVSLGLGHPSLTNIGGYSPKVKPENIVIIGARALDDGEKQLIKEMGIKTYTMHEVDRLGMTKVMEETIAYLKDKTDGVHLSLDLDGLDPDDAPGVGTPVAGGLSYRESHLAMEMLAESNIITSAEFVEVNPILDEKNRTAQVAVALMGSLFGEKLL from the coding sequence ATGATGCAGAGAAAGAAGATTGGAATGATCGGGGTTCCGATGGATATGGGGCAGCAGCGACGTGGTGTAGATATGGGGCCAAGTGCGATTCGTTATGCTGGTGTAGTTGAGAGATTAGAAGAGTTAGGGTTTGACATTGAGGATATAGGAGATTTAGAGATTGGAAGAAGGGAAAAAACAATTGTGGAACGTTCCAATCTACGAAACTTAAAGGCAGTATTAGAGGCTAATGAACTACTTCATGAAAAAGTGTCGGAAGTGATAAAGCAAGGTATGTTCCCACTAATTTTTGGTGGAGACCATAGTATTGCGATGGGTACTCTTGCTGGCGTTGCAGAGCATCATAAAAACTTAGGGGTCATTTGGTATGATGCACATGGTGATTTAAATACCGAGGAAACTTCACCGTCAGGGAATATTCATGGTATGCCATTAGCAGTTAGCCTTGGTTTAGGACATCCTTCATTAACGAATATTGGAGGGTATTCACCGAAAGTGAAGCCGGAGAATATCGTTATTATTGGAGCGAGAGCCCTAGACGACGGAGAAAAGCAGCTAATTAAAGAAATGGGCATAAAAACATATACGATGCATGAGGTTGACCGTTTAGGAATGACAAAGGTTATGGAAGAAACGATCGCTTACCTCAAAGATAAAACAGATGGCGTACATCTATCTCTTGATTTGGATGGGCTAGATCCGGATGATGCACCTGGAGTTGGAACTCCGGTAGCGGGAGGATTAAGTTATCGTGAAAGCCATTTGGCAATGGAAATGCTTGCTGAATCTAACATAATAACGTCTGCAGAATTTGTTGAAGTCAATCCGATTCTTGATGAAAAGAATAGAACAGCTCAAGTAGCAGTGGCTTTAATGGGCTCACTGTTTGGAGAGAAGTTACTATAG